TGAACAGATCATCGAACAAGAACCGGTTGTCACCAATCTGCCGATTATTCTTGAGGCCGAAGACGGTGTTCTCGGTGATGAATTTGCTGTCGAGGAAACGGCTGATGGGTCTGCCGAGTATATCACCATCACAACCGATTACAACGCGACCACAGGCGCCGGTGATCATCCCGGCGTGAATCGGACCGCTTCCTATGAGGTCACTTTTCCGGATACGGGTGCCTTTGATCTGTTTGCCCGCGTCTATGTCGGCGTTAATACCTATGATGATGACAGCTTTTTTCACGGAATGGGATTCGGAGATAAGGATCCCGATGCCGCGGCAGAGTGGGTTATGGTGAACGGTCTGGCTACAGGCGGATTTTCCGATCCGGCTGCCGTGGTCAAAGGACCCGGCGGCGTGGAGAGCGAGGCCTGGAAATGGGTCAATCTCTCGCAAAATGCTTATCAGAGCGATACGGCGTTGGTGTGGGTGCTTGATTCGGATGAACTGACCCGCATCTTTGAGATCGGTGCGCGCGAAAACGGTCTGCGAATCGACAAGTTTGCATTCGGTCGATCTGATCTTTTCTTTACGGTTGAGAATCTGGATCATGGCGAGCCGGGTTCCGAGGAAACACCTGAACTGCCCTATACCCGTTCCATTGCACACGGCAAAGAAAAGTTTTTGGGTAATATTTACGCATCGGATCAGATTGAATGGTTCGATATTTTCTGGAATCAGGTGACGCCGGAAAACGCCGGAAAGTGGGGCAGTGTGGAACGCACTCGCGATCAGATGAACTGGACCAATCTGGATGAGGCGTATGCGCTGGCCAAAGATAACGATTTACCGTACCGGCATCATGTCCTGGTCTGGGGCAATCAGCAGCCGAACTGGATTGCCGCACTGGACCCTGAAGATCAGTTGGCGGAAATCCAGGAATGGTTCACCGCAGTAGCCGACCGCTATCCGGATGCAGATTATGTTGAAGTCGTAAATGAACCGCTGCACGATCCGCCCGATTCGGCCGCTGACGGTGGATACATGGACGCGCTGGGCGGTTCCGGTGAAACCGGCTGGGACTGGATTATCACCGCCTTTGAAATGGCAAGAGAGCAGTTCCCGGATGCCAACTTGATGATTAATGATTACGGTATCATCGGCAGTATCTCGGCAGCGAACCGCTATTTGAATATTATTGAGCTGCTGCAGGAACGCAATCTGATCGACGGCATCGGCATTCAGTGTCATGCGTTCAGCACCCGCGGCGCCAATGTCTCGACCATGCGACAGGTGTTGAAGAAACTGGCGGATACCGGTTTGCCCATTCAGGTTACTGAACTGGACATTGACGGTTCAACCGACCAAATCCAGCTTGATGAATACAAGCGTGTGTTTCCCGTGTTATGGGAACACTGGGCGGTTGAAGGCATTACCTTGTGGGGGTGGCGCACCGGATTGTGGCGCGAAGACGCTGTGCTGATGACCGAACGCGGTGAACGTCCCGCCCTGGAATGGCTGCGCGCTTATGTGGATACCGCCAGCACCGGTACACATGTGGCTGAAACCGAAGAGTTGCCGTCAGAATACAAGGTGTACAACAATTATCCAAACCCGTTCAATCCGTCCACTCAGATTATGTACGACCTTCCCGAGCGCTCCCGGGTAACCCTGGAGGTTTTTGATATCAAGGGACGCCGCATTCAGACGCTTGTCAATGAAATCAAGAATGCCGGCAGCCATAGGGTGACATTTAATGCAGACCGGATGCCGAGCGGTGTCTATTTCTACCGATTGAGTGCGGATGATTTCACTCGG
The candidate division KSB1 bacterium DNA segment above includes these coding regions:
- a CDS encoding endo-1,4-beta-xylanase, giving the protein MHPTKPFSVWLITLMLLFIFSIDSALAQVAANTNGGFEATAVTAGNDTTDIEGWTFAVEDYARVRVVDDPVKYGERALSVSVDSAGANSWDVQIVNEPFPVEPGKAYDFSVWARASESGVTAHFTAGDPEFNEFGRIHEAALGTSWKKYSMSFSVPVDDTSGRAPIHVSFAGNVGKTIYFDELVVLRPTVNANGSFERSAVTQSGDTSAVDGWSFNLGGDADADFAIVDDPAQDGNRALAVTVHSTGTNAWDIEALSTNIPVIPGESYTYSVWVKASESSASTHLTVGNPSFQEFMRNEKNSVLTTNWQQFTDEFTVPASDPDIARGPIHFNFASNVGKTIYIDDLRIEQIIEQEPVVTNLPIILEAEDGVLGDEFAVEETADGSAEYITITTDYNATTGAGDHPGVNRTASYEVTFPDTGAFDLFARVYVGVNTYDDDSFFHGMGFGDKDPDAAAEWVMVNGLATGGFSDPAAVVKGPGGVESEAWKWVNLSQNAYQSDTALVWVLDSDELTRIFEIGARENGLRIDKFAFGRSDLFFTVENLDHGEPGSEETPELPYTRSIAHGKEKFLGNIYASDQIEWFDIFWNQVTPENAGKWGSVERTRDQMNWTNLDEAYALAKDNDLPYRHHVLVWGNQQPNWIAALDPEDQLAEIQEWFTAVADRYPDADYVEVVNEPLHDPPDSAADGGYMDALGGSGETGWDWIITAFEMAREQFPDANLMINDYGIIGSISAANRYLNIIELLQERNLIDGIGIQCHAFSTRGANVSTMRQVLKKLADTGLPIQVTELDIDGSTDQIQLDEYKRVFPVLWEHWAVEGITLWGWRTGLWREDAVLMTERGERPALEWLRAYVDTASTGTHVAETEELPSEYKVYNNYPNPFNPSTQIMYDLPERSRVTLEVFDIKGRRIQTLVNEIKNAGSHRVTFNADRMPSGVYFYRLSADDFTRVKRMMLIK